The following nucleotide sequence is from Rhineura floridana isolate rRhiFlo1 chromosome 9, rRhiFlo1.hap2, whole genome shotgun sequence.
attggaggttatgttctgtttctattttaggtgcattaacagttgaatttgaaactgcattttgacgtaaaatcagactgattacaatatgttgctacttcaggaataactctagctgttggaaaaaacaaacttagcctgcccaagatgcatgttttcagcctgctatgtttaaaccatttcctttaaggcaaggtgggcatggtcaattaaaacatagagcacacctagcattttgctagaatatatttcacctcccactgttttatcttgtgcaaactgagacattcctgatgtccactggagacaattctacagaacagtcagtgccattattccacaattatgtttggagtttttttagtgtaaattttgcaaagtgttgctgtacttcacatattcacagaaacagaagcaaaagaaaatgatttcctatgggAAACTTCacgaaaattgcaaagtaaatcaaacatatttaaagtgaccatctgaactatgtcacctgtcttaataatgttgcttcctccctgctaaaacaagatcagcacagtacatgtcttgtttctattatttgggctgattgcaggtgttgccaccactcaccatatgctcagagacacgttaccaaattcttccaagctacacaggaagtggattggactgtgaaagaccaacccaaattgtctttgcattttgacaaatttgtagggcagtccaatatctcagaaaggtcaggtctcctgctaccctggtgcattcactatagctgcccaatttccctgctttttaaagtttgatagaaatatctgtgtgttataggtatgttcttaaaccacaaggttttttgcctattggtgaatccCCTCCAAAGCTACATGTGTGGATTAGGAGAGCCTCCGGAACAGAATGGCATATAGTATGGAGGTCTGCATTAGGTGGGCAGAGGAGAGGTGGAGGGACTGTTAAAAATTGAATGCCCTAACTTGCATGAATGAAAACACTAAGGAAAAATCACCACTAGATACAACCCTTGGGTTTCCAGTTTAGGCTACAGGGGATTGTAACAAAACCACTTGTTGGAAACAGTTATTAAATATGTTATGGGTTTGAATGAGTAAATGAATTGCCTGGGAGTATGAGTGTTTTAAGACTGCCAGTTGTGAGGGAGGGTGAGTGAAAGTTCTAAGGGCGGGCTGAATAAAAGACTGTTGGTTTTGACACTTGGGAGTtttgttgttgggatttggaggggaaggagggaggttgtgttgtgggagtgagctgggtggaaaagggtggattacatattagCTAGAGAGGCATAGGACAGGTGGGGAAGATAGGGACTATACATCAATATGCCATTTAACatcttatattttaataaagttattttgttcaCTTAAATTCCTGCATGTCTGCCTGGTCATGTGGGCTACCATATCAAGGTCCTATTCAGTTCCTGTACCTACATCCTATTATGCTAACAAGGCACACCAGTGGTCACTTGTTGTGAGGGACAAAAGCTGAAGCTTGTGTTGCACAGAGCTTATCTAACCCAGTCTGAGGCAAGCGTCCCACTGGGTTGGGATTTCCTGAACCAACCAtggggtgtcaggagggataatCCCTGAAGGACACAGGCTAGACAGTAGCAGATTCACCATCCTCTCTCCATGGTTAGCAAAATACATAGCTGATTTCACTCtgctttcaatgtttttaattatattgatacatcattaaaatacatacattaaaatATACGTTTTCCatttattacatgcatcaaaactgaaataaaggaattttttttttaattgctcatTTTCTTTAGGATAAGAAAAATCAGCTAGTAGCAACCCAGGTTGAAGTCTACAAATTCCAAAGTCATTTTGAATAGCCCACCATTTAAACAAATGACACCTTTTGGACTGCAGCtgttggtttaaaaaaaacccacacattttttgttaaaaaaacaaaacaactagtAGGCTTGGGCAGTCTGAAATGTACTGATATAAAAACTGGGTTTTTATTGAAGTAATCCAAGTGCAGTGTGGTAAGGAATGTTTCTGAGGTTTCTTATGTCAAGAGCTGGAAGGCTCTCTCCTTTTCAATTGAATCCAAATGCCTTGACTTGGACGAAGAATCAGCTCTCCTACAGGGCCAAGTTGATCACGCTTCTGCACACTTTCAACACGAAAGTGTCGCAGGATGGTGGCAAGAACAGTCTTTTCTTCCATCTGTGCAAAGCGCTGACCTGCACAGGAGTTTGAAAGCAATGACAGATACAGTTAGCCACAGCAaaaagaattatttattattcagtGTGAGCCACATGACACGGAGGTCAAGTTCTCAGATTCATCTCAGTTTGCTATAATTTTACAGGCAAAAACCACCAAACAAATGGAGGTGGGGGAAGAATGACCGCCATTGGAAGAAGAAAGTAGAAAACTGGAAGGGATGAATTGACtgactgggttgtatccaactaagttttactcagagtagacccactgaatttaatggctcttagtcatgtctattattttcagtgggtctactctgagtgtgactaGCATCAGGTAGACCAAATAAGATTTCACATACTTTCAGCTTTGCTACTAGACAAAAATCCCCTTTAGACATTCCCTGCTATTGACTGATTAGCCCCTTTTTCCTTTCTAGAGCAATGCAGGGAGGGAGAAGGTGGAAGGCCTCACCAGGGCAGTGGTAGGGCCAGCCAAGCCAGAGGAGTCAAGTGTCAGAACCAGGAGGATGCCAATGTGCCATCCCCTCACACCCACCTGAGGCAATTACCTcagtttgcctaatggtagggctagtCCTGACACAGCAAGTATGCATTTGTAGGCCTTGCTCTAAGTACCATAACAAAACTTTCTTTttatcaatttttaaaatattaaatttaataaacaagaaaaagaaaggtttttaaaaagggacagggacaaaaacaacaacaaaattccacCAGCTCACATTAAGAATACAATAACCATCAGCACTTTCATCTgaaattaaaaatatatgtcAATGTAAGCCCTGCAGATGTCCAAATAGGCATCCACACAAGATTGGCATTTATAGAAAATATGTGCAAATGTAACAAGGGTGGCAAGGTCCTCAGACCATTGTGTAATAGATGGTGGGTGGTTATCCTTCCAGGCTTGTAGTATAGGTCtcacaaaatccacttttgttgtcctgctaTTAAACCCAATACTACAGGAACATAAGttaaaagtacatgaacatctgcaaatatcaaagtTTGTCAGTACAAAATTGATACAgacaacaacttcagaccaaCAAGAAAGTATCTCTGGACACGCTCACATCATATACCTCAATGAGGCATTTTCAGAATTACACCTCCAGCATCTTCCTGTAAAGACGTTGTGGAGTCCAATATATCCAAAACATTCATTTTTGCTAGATCAATTTCAAatcaagagaaatgtttttcttcgGAAAGGTTTTACTAAGTCATAGTAACACATAGCACTTTGGAGTTTTGAAGAGATACAGATCTTTGTCTCTCATACATACCAATACAGTTCCTGGGCCCAGCAGAGAAAGGCACATATGCATATGGGTGCCGCCCAGCTGCATTCTCTGGGAAAAATCGCTCAGGTCTGAATTCCTCTGGCTCTGGGAAGACATCAGGTTCTCTATGCACAGCATAAGGCACAATTATGGCATTAATCCCTTTTGGTATCTTAAATCCTCCTGTCAAAAAAGAATGAATATTCATGAGAGCTGTTTCTTACAAGACCATCCCCACTAGTGCTGAACTTATGCCCATAGTGCAGCAATGCATGCAGCCCACCTGGATTACTTACTGATATAGCATTCCTCACTCAGAGTGCGGGCTAAAAGTGGAACAGAAGGGAAAAGACGAAGAGCTTCTTTAATAACACAATCCAGATACCGTAGTTCCTTCAAATCATCCATTGTGATGTGACGATCTGAGTCCCCTGATAAGACAACAAGCAGCGTGAGAGAAACATACATTACTTAGAACCTGCAAAACATGCATCCTAACCTTAAAGATCTATTTTACACTGTGATGGAGCAGGGGACATTTTTCAGTCTAGTCCAATTACTGTCATAATTCATTTTTCTGTTTAAGCTTGGCATGTTAGTGTGCCTGGATAGAAGTTTTAAGTCAACGTGCCTTCCTACACCAAAGGTTATGATAAAGTCATACACTGGCTAATCAGTTCATCAGTGCTTCCTTTTCACTGGCAGAAGATCTGACCACACTGGAGTTGCGAAAAGTTGGATTTCAATCTCCTGAAGGGCTTTTTGTCAGCAGAAGGAGTTGTCAGCTACTAAGGCTACTATAGCACAGGGCTTCCAAGCACTCACAGCCTACTtagccagcaaaaaaaaaaagtgttattttttgttgtttgttttcagTATGGGACTAACTGCAATCCTTTTATAGGTGCTCCCTCTTAAGAAAGCTGAATCAGTGGATGGTCATTATTGAGTGAAAGGATGGGATGCTATGAACCACTGATTGTTTTTACGATCACCTGGGAATGTCACCTGGGAGCCTTTGATGATTATGCAAAGCCAGTAAAAGGCTCCACCTACAGAGTTTCTTATTTAAAGGTTTCCTgttagcacaggggtggggaagctgtggctgtccaaaagttgctggactacatctctcatcattcctcaccattctgtctggggctgatgggagttaggagtccaagaatgtctggaggaccacaggtcccccactACTGTGTTAGAGCAGGTCTGGAGAAATGGATCTGGCCAGACCCTtaatcctccccctccctccccctcagtgGGACCACTTGCCTTCCAAAATTCACAAGGGCCTGCTGTAACCACCGAGCAGTGGTTacagcaagcccctttgaagtctGTTTATAGGTGCGGTTCGAATTCAAACCACATCTGCAAACAGACATTTTTCCTCTGCAGAAAATGTtgttcagctgattggcactggcaGAGAACCCCCTTGGTTCCCAATAGGGACttagcacagccaatcacagtGGTCATTCTCACTtcaagctcccaattgttcctttgtagtAACAACCTTAGCTGCTCCACCCCCAAAGTCACATACTATATCAGATGTGGAGTAGGTGAGCGtgatttggggaaaacagccttgtgggccaaactgAGACCAACTCTCAGCATAATGAGGCAcacgggccagaggtttcccatctctgtgtTAGAGGAACTAGGTCATAAATGTGCCCTTACAAAGAAATACATGGGCATACTATACTTGTCCAATGTTGGCCTGGAGAAAAGGAAAAATTACCAAAAACTTCATCCAGTTCACTGTGAACTTTTCTCTGGGCTTCTGGATGACTTGCAAGCAAGTAAATAGCCCAGTTCATCGCAGCAGCAGTGGTATCATGACCCTAGGAGGAGATAATTAAAAGTGAATATTTTAATCACAAAAATTAGGATTCTCAGCCACTATAATGCCAGCCTATTCCTGGGCCTGAACAGGAAATATTTCAAATCTTCCGGTACCAGCATTGTTTTTTGTTAGAGCAaatccaaaattcaaaggaaccatCCTCATATGCAAGAGTGAATATTTCAAAATGTTAAACTTGTTGGGAAGACCAGGTGCCTAGAATTCTTCCAGCCCTGATCACTTCCCATGTGTTGAAGGCAAAATGACACTCCTGAGTCACTCCCATATCTAAAAATACTTTGTTAGTATGGTTACTGGTGGAGGCTAACTGTCTGCTCGAGCGTGGGCAGCTCGGCTGGGGAACAGCAGGTTGACAAGGCGGTGCCGTGGGCGAGGGGCACATGTCTAATGGGGCAGTCTCTGATAGTTCAGATTGCGCTCCAGCAGGAAGTCCAGGGGACTGGGCGCGCTATGAACTCTCCTCGCTGCTTGGCCCCTCTCTCAGTTCATtgccccagtcctcaaagtcgGTATCACCCTCGTCAATGcttcccctcccaacctgggtcacaacatttTCTCAGCTTAAACCACaagattgttgtaaggataaaatgagtTAACCATATATCATCATGAGCTCCTTCACCTCCATAGTTCTGAAAGAGctctggaatttgcttccacaagaggtggtgatgaccaccaacttggatgtctttaaaaataGGTCAGAGAAATTCATGAAAGATATGGCTACAATCCATGATGGcggtgttctacctccactgtcagaggcacagtatgcttctgaatatcagttgataGGAATCCCAAgtgaggagaatgctgttgcactcaggttttgtTTACCGTCCTCCCACATGCAtccagttggtcactgtgaggaaTGAATGCGGGAGTAgatgacctttggcctgatccagcagggctccactTATGTCTTATATTCTTGCCTGCGCACACTTTGGATCTTCATCAGAGGTCCTTCTCCTGGTTCCCCCACCCTCTCAGGAGTGGTGAATAGCTACCATGAAGCATTCCAGCTGTGGAATACCCTTCCCAGAGAGGCTCATCTTGCCCTTTCATTATGGTCTTCccagcaccaggtgaagacttgTTTTATTTTAGCTCTCCTGCATCAATGATTGTTAGTTTTTGCTTTCCTGCATCAGTGGTCTGCTGGTGGTGGTTTCATCTACTTTAGCTGGATGTGTGGCTGATCTAAGTTTGTCTATTTTTAGTCAATGTTTGGGAGAGAATTATAGCAAGATTTCATTGTTAACTGCCCAGAGGAGGTTGTGattgggcagtatagaaatattgataataaaaaaagtaaataaatactgGGGAAAGAGCCCTTTCACTGGTGGTGTCCTGGGTTTGGAATACTCTCCCTAGAGAGGCTCACTTCTGAAGCCAGGAAAATActtatttcttattttcccaagcTTTTCAACATTTTAACTTTTGTGAATCCATTTTGTTTGGATGCCATTTTTTATAGAGTTACTCTTTTCAGCTTATTTTAATGCGTTTGTCATTTGGTGGCAGTAACCGATATACCTTAAATGGTCAAGTCCACTGGTTAACAATTAGCTTGTTGTAACCCTTTAAATCAGGAGTGGAGAATATTTTTCAGCTCAAGTtccacattctcttctgagcaaccttctaggGGTCACACAccggtggtgggcagggccagaggcaaaataggcaggaaaatgaaagtgaattTCACCTTGGTACAGTTGGCTAGTTTCCAcacataggaaaataggaagctgccttatactgagtcagaccattagctcagtattgttggcactgactggcagcggctctgcagggattcagacaggaagtctctcccagccctacctggagatgccagggatctttgtatgcaaagcgcatgctctaccactgagtcacaGCCCTTCCACACACCTAAACACTCCTCTCTATGCTCCACCcatgcaagcaagaagcattcagGCCAGGAAAACACCCAAGGATGGTGCAAAGCAAGGACAATGTGGAGTGtggcctgggcctgaggtttccattGTGGGTATCAGGTTGCAACCTTAACCACCATGCTACTCCGGCACTCTGTATTGTAAATTCTATACCTCAAACATGAAAGTATCCACTTCCTCTCGAATGTCCAGGTAGCTCAACTTGTTCCCATCATCATcaatggcattcagaagcatatcaAGGAAAGCTCTCCTGATTTTGCCTTTACTTTGCTCTCCATTGCTGGCAACATCGCTTTTATGCTGCTCCCGGCTTTTTAGTTCACGAGCTTTTTCTGCAATAACCTtagatattaaaaacaaaaacgccATTCATATATCAGGTTGCACAATCCATTGGGTGCTCCCTGCAGTGCTATATAAAATGATTAACTATATCTAGCGTACCCTGGACCTAGCAATATGCAATGCACTGACAAGCAGGGAAGAAATATTATCACTGGCACTCAACTTGTCTAAACGGTACAATTCCGCGAACACTCTCATGGACatgggggcttacttctaagtaaacacacataggaccAGGCTACAAAGCATTTAAGGCTGTATATACATCAGacagttaaagcacatttaaaacacatgaacttgccccagagaatcctgggaattgtagttaagggtgctgggaattggggCTTGTACGGCATTCAGGCAAACACACTTACAAGCCTTTTTCAGACCTTTGCCCTAAACATGCAAAGGCCATGACTGGAGAGGACACACCCCGCAATGTTGGGGGTGACGTCAACATACACAGCCCTGTCCCTCGGCTGACTTTTGCCCTCACTTGTTCAGGATGAATGCCTGAAGCAGGCCTATGAGCCTGGGAGAGCCACAATTGTGCCTGCTAGTGGAATACGGTTTGGTGGCTTTGCCTATGCAACATGATGCGAAAGGGAAAATGCAGCAGCTCACAGAATCAGTAAAGCTGTGAAGGATCTTCAGACTCCTGTAATGTTCTCTTCCTTCTTGGAACATAAGGTACAAAAGGTCGGGCCACAGCCAGGGAGACTTCTGTCTATGATGAACCAGATCACTCATCCTAAGGAAACAAGCGACAATGCTGTATTATCTTTCTAGGAAAGCATTGTAAAGCACAGCAATGAGCCCGAGTGTCTTGTCGCTAGGCTGAGCAAAACAGAGTGTCATGCAAAGAGGCCAAGAAAAATggcttgcatgcaaaacagggagGCATAACCCCAGCTCACTACATGCAGCTGGGGCAGCACCCCGACCCTCCACTGCACAAATCATCTCCAGAGTGAACTGGGCTTCCACAAAAGCATTCAACCCACACAGAGGCCCAGTTTGTGCAATCTGCCtcaaaaaaaggggtggggaggagatccCACAAACCGAGCCTCTATGAACTTCATCATGCTGATAGCCAAGTGCAGACTGAAGGCTATCTGCATCACGGAAGGGAAAACAGCCTTTTCTCCATGTAAAAGGAATTGCTGAGCAAGGCTCTGCTGCAGGGGTGGAGAAGCTATAgcacttcagatgttgctggactcccactcCCATAATCCCATAATCTTCATCTCTGCTTCGCTGGGACAGATTGTGACCTTTACACTTACCTATAGACAGCTCTGACATACTCTGAATCCTTATGGTCCTGGGCTCCTATGTTTTTGCCCATTGCTGTTTCTATCAACAGGAGAAAGAGAAATCAAAAAAAGCCTTCATCAACGAAACATGGTTTACATGATTAACTACCATCTACAGCTAGATCTATTTGGTTTTCTTAAAGTAAAAGGAAACTTCCTTTTTCGTAATTTTCTTTTGCTAACCAATTCATAAATATTGAATTGCATTCTATAAAGTGTATTTATAATTCTCTTACTCTTTTTCTCAATGTATTGAGGAAATAATGTTATtcttttaccagagcttggaaaagttacttttttgaactacaactcccatcagccccaaccagcatggccactggattggactgatgggagttgtagttcaaaaaagtaacgtttccaagctctgtcttttacatatatatatcctCAGTGATCCTGGGCTACGGTTGTTGTTTCGGTTTAACGTTTGTTcggtttttctttttgttctgtatattatatattcaataaaattatttaaaagaaaagcccTTCATCTACAAACCAATAATGAATAAAAGGAACCCAGGGAGCTGCCTTCTGTTGActgagaccattggcccatctagcccaaggTTGTCTACAATGAACTCCAATGGTTTCCCAGGCTTCAGAGACAGgcctttcccagccttatctggaggtgccagggactgaacctggaatctgCTATGTACAAAGCATgacctttgccactgagctatatggTCACTTTGTAGTCGACGGCATCCTGTCCCTATAATGCACAATCATTGCAGCCAATCTCTCTTGggattccccctcccttcccccccccacatgtaCGTTTGTGTCTCAACCCTCCTCCATATTGAGATGGACTACAAATTGACACTGATTCCAACTGATTGGACAATTGGACAATTATTCATTTTCCTTCACTATCAGCGTAGATTTCTCCACCATGGATGGTTGAGTCAGCATTTAAGCGAATAGCAAGCtgttaacattattttaaaaatggaatgtaCCCAATTTACATAGCAAAACGTAATGATATTGTTAACAAGGCAAACAATTCTTTGGATCACACACACAGAAATCTTTCTTCTAGCAAACAAGCATGAATTTTTTAACCTCAACTTATTGCAACACCTTTATAGAAACCACTGGACTTACCACAGATTATATCAAGGGCACACAGTGTGATGTATGAAAAACAATCAAATGTCTCCTTGTCCACATGCTTTTCAAGTTTCTGAACAAGGATACTGGCTTGTTCATTCATCACTTCAAGGAAATCTGCTAATATGGCGAAATGGAAGGTAGGTGTTAACATTTTTCTTCGGGACCGCCATTTGCCTCCAGTGCTGCAAAACAAAGACTTAAACATTATCTCTCTCTACACAACCAGATCTCAAACAAAATGCATTTAATGCCTACCAGCaggccctgcaacaaaatattgccgcACACAGTGCTCCTATTCACATTTACAGCCATTGCATTTCCCtctatcttttcattttttttctcttaACAGTTGGTCGGCATCCCACAGTAACTGAGCATAGTCAGTCCTCGCTGGGCTGTTTTTGTTGGGTTTTTTCCcttcccctcacaaaaaaagaTTTTTGGTCTGGCAAACTTTAGGGTTCCCCTGAACTTGCTGATGCCTCTCTCATTTAGGCTACATAAAAGGTGCTGTTTTGACTGCATAAGGACCAGCATTTGGTGAACTGAGACCACTAGCATGAGAGATGATTATGTCCCTACATTAAAACACTTCTCAAAACTCCAAGTCATGGATCTCAACACTAATTCTGGATTAGTCACCAATGAGGGGTCACTCCCTAAGGctttttcttccttctctctaTCCCTTTCTGCTTCAGTTACCAGCCCAGAGCTTCCAGTTCACAATCTCAATATCATGACTTCTACTTCCAGATTCAATGCACAATCCTCAGCTTTACTACTTTGGGAAGCATATCCTGTCAAAACTTCCATTTCAAGGTAGCAAGACTGCCTATATCTCAGCTACAGGCATTTTTATGTACAAAAGATAGCCTCAAATTATCTACCCCTTCAGTACGCATGCAGATTCTCCAGACTAGTTTTATGTTCCTTAATatcagggtgggaaacctctggccaaCATGGGTCCCAATttagcccatgaggccatttcccccaaaccatggcCACCTGCCCCATACTTGATGCCATATGAAATATCCAGTGTTGGGCAGGTAGAGACACAGATACCAAAAAACAATCAAGAGCGTGAAAATCAGTATTGATCACCTGGTTGGAAAGGATTTCAAGCCTTCTATAATCAGCTGCACTACAGAATTCGCAGTGGGAAACTTCATCGAGCAGCTTACCTCTGCCGAAAGCAGGGCTTAAAGTCAGCACCAATCAGCTTTTCAATACTTTTTTCTTGATCAAAAAATAAAGGATGTGCAGATAGTGAACAGGGGGCAAATGGAGCAGGACTGTACCCACTGGCCCCACCTCCAAAGTCCACATCTGAGAGGGGTCTCCTAGGTGTAGTAAATGCAGCTGAATGCATGGAGGGTCTCTTTTCACACATTCAGTAAAACGCACAGAGGTCGGGATGTCCCCAGTGGGATGTCCGGCATGTGGCCTAGGGTCTCAGTCCAACGTCCTCCTTCGTTAttcggggggggggcttgcaAACATGACTAATAACTCAACCAGCTCTGGACACTCCAGCTAGACTGTGTTTCAACAGGTATGGCCAAAGGATACACTGCCCAACCACCTTTGAGTTCCGCCTTACCTGGTTAGAAGTCCTGTGCCTAGCCAGGGTTGAAGAAACTTGTAGGAACTGGATTTGGTAATATGCTTAGAGCTACTCAAAACAACCTGCCAAcagaagagaacaaaacataatACCTTGAGAATTGGCCTTTCTATGCTATCTGTTATTCCGCCTTCAAAGCCTTCTACCTAAATGTATCGTATTTGAGTTCAAAACGATGACTTTAGCAGATTTGACAATCGATACTCCCCAGTGGTTAGCAAGGCAGTCAACAGGCACCTTTGCTCTCTCTTTAGATTCCTGCAGGGCTTGATTCTGCCCCAAGGTATGCCAAATTCTGATACCATAAACTAAATAGTGCACTCTGTAGAGGGTATGCAAATCAAATTAAATATTGCACAATTTATTCTGTGGGGTGTTATTATTGTTTTAGTATTGCTCTTAGCTGAGTTTCTTGCTTCTCCTGAGAACTGGTAAGACCTATACAGCACCTTGAAGCCCTACACTCTGACCATGGCAAATCTTATCCAGCAAAGCTCTGTTCGCAATCTGCCAATACTAACACATGGAATAAAGGGAAGAGAGAAGCAGGACAATGCCCACTGAGCCCACCTCTTGATTCCCCATACATTTCTTACACACAGAATAAGAACACAAGGAGAGGGCCTATGAGCACACAGCTCATTCACACATAGGCTGTGTTCAGAAGACTAAAATCAATGTACAGAGGTCAAAAGGACAAGGCCTGCAGGTGCAATCAAGTCCCTTCGCACTTACCCCTCCACTCAAGCACTGATTTCCCCATGTGTGTCACATGAATCAACTAAGATCAACTTAGTAGGCTTCTAATATTCATCAGAGATTGCTTGTGCATTTTCAAATGGTTCTCTATAaccaagtttttatttttaaagcaaagcagcagaagcagctgaGATGATCAGGAAGGTGAATGTTGCAGACAAGACCACACTGGGCAATTTTTCTTGGTTCCTGCAGCATTACACGCACATTCTCCAAGTGTGAGGCTGGCCTGCATAGGGAGATGCAGGTAATAGCACAGCCTCTCTCCAGCCTAATTGTTGAGTGTTTCTTTCACTATGTCAATTCTGTCCTTACCCCCACAGCCCACCCTCAGACAGCTTTGTAAGGTTAATAGCCTGTGCTATTAGTTCATAACCA
It contains:
- the LOC133364189 gene encoding cytochrome P450 4V2 → MASEGEGLLYWVSVAASLLATLLAVFASCLLFEQFWTRKNLKAIPRVVPWYPVLGNALIFERTGEAFFKQLMDYTDKFRNIPLVQLWLGPQPNLILIHPDTVEVVLSSSKHITKSSSYKFLQPWLGTGLLTSTGGKWRSRRKMLTPTFHFAILADFLEVMNEQASILVQKLEKHVDKETFDCFSYITLCALDIICETAMGKNIGAQDHKDSEYVRAVYRMSDLVHHRQKSPWLWPDLLYLMFQEGREHYRSLKILHSFTDSVIAEKARELKSREQHKSDVASNGEQSKGKIRRAFLDMLLNAIDDDGNKLSYLDIREEVDTFMFEGHDTTAAAMNWAIYLLASHPEAQRKVHSELDEVFGDSDRHITMDDLKELRYLDCVIKEALRLFPSVPLLARTLSEECYIRGFKIPKGINAIIVPYAVHREPDVFPEPEEFRPERFFPENAAGRHPYAYVPFSAGPRNCIGQRFAQMEEKTVLATILRHFRVESVQKRDQLGPVGELILRPSQGIWIQLKRREPSSS